In Colletotrichum higginsianum IMI 349063 chromosome 1, whole genome shotgun sequence, one genomic interval encodes:
- a CDS encoding Valyl-tRNA synthetase: MATDSGRGNPIGATEGLKEEAPPAVSNETKSQVSSTSATHAAGQDAGAAPGAPPKVKTEKELEKERKKAEKDAKFKQKMAEKAAKAAAAPATSKNKEKKAKAEKKEEEAIPEYVEDTPKGEKKRLKSLEDPHFKAYHPEAVESAWYDWWEKEGFFKPEFTADGKVKPAGKFVIAHPPPNVTGSLHLGHALGDSLQDIMIRWNRMLGKTTLWIPGCDHAGISTQSVVENMLWRREGKTRHDLGREDFVDKVWTWKGEYHDKINAALRKMGGSFDWSREAFTMDANLSAAVAETFVRLFEEGTIYRANRLVNWSSRLTTALSNLEVVNKELSGRTLLEVPGYEKKIEFGVLIHFKYPIEGSDETIEVATTRIETMLGDTGIAVHPEDPRYSHLVGKKARHPIIEGRLLPIVADTYVDKEFGTGAVKLTPAHDPNDFNLGQKHKLEFINILTDDGNINENGGKYKGQKRFDVRYTIQEELKQLGLYVDKKDNAMTIPLCDRSKDVIEPLLKPQWYMSMRSMADDAVAAVKDGRIKIRPESSERSFYAWMANINDWCISRQLWWGHRCPVYLAKVEGEKADPLDNKQWFAGKTREEAEAKAKAALPGKKFTLEQDEDVLDTWFSSGLWPFSTLGWPNKTQDLEELYPTSVLETGWDILFFWIARMVMLGIKLTGQVPFTEVYCHSLVRDSEGRKMSKSLGNVIDPLDAISGIKLEDLHAKLRVGNLHPSEVAKAEKYQKSAFPDGLPRNGADSLRFTMAALTSTSGDVNFDVKVMTGWRKFCNKIWQASKYVLGKLPADFVPAKEPAVGVTLAERWILHKLNAAAKEINAALADRDFQHATGIVYQYILNSLCDVYIENSKSIIQDGTPEEAASAIQTLYTALEGALTMIHPFTPYLTEELWQRLPRRPDDKTKSIMIASYPVYDAKFDDPKSEAAYELVLGCSRGARSLMSEYAQKEESKIIIQSYDATAHQTINEQIASIKTLSGKGVTGIDIIGADATRPAGCVAFPVASLASVYLHVKGRVDLDAEIEKAKKKLDKARSNIDKQHKALSDPIYKEKVAEAIQKQDKQKLVDLESEARGFEGTIKQFEQLKLE; this comes from the exons TTGGCGCCACCGAGGGTCTCAAGGAGGAAGCGCCTCCTGCCGTCTCGAACGAAACTAAGTCTCAGGTCTCCTCGACATCCGCCACCCATGCCGCCGGCCAGGATGCTGGTGCTGCCCCCGGCGCGCCCCCGAAGGTGAAGACTGAGAAAGAGTTGGAGAAGGAGcggaagaaggccgagaaggacgccAAGTTCAAGCAGAAGATGGCCGAAAAGGCAGcaaaggccgccgccgcacctGCCACGTCCAagaacaaggagaagaaggccaaggccgagaagaaggaggaggaggctatCCCCGAATATGTTGAAGATACCCCCAAAGGAGAGAAGAAGCGTCTCAAGTCCCTCGAGGACCCTCACTTCAAGGCCTACCACCCCGAAGCCGTTGAGAGCGCCTGGTACGACTGGTGGGAGAAGGAAGGGTTCTTCA AGCCCGAGTTCACTGCCGATGGCAAGGTCAAGCCCGCCGGCAAGTTCGTCATTGCTCACCCCCCGCCCAACGTCACCGGTTCCCTGCATCTTGGccacgccctcggcgactCCCTTCAAGATATCATGATTCGATGGAACCGCATGTTGGGCAAGACGACCCTGTGGATCCCCGGCTGCGACCACGCTGGTATCTCGACACAGAGTGTTGTCGAGAACATGCTCtggagaagagagggaaagacCCGCCATGACTTGGGCCGTGAGGACTTCGTCGACAAGGTGTGGACCTGGAAGGGCGAGTACCACGACAAGATCAACGCTGCTCTTCGGAAGATGGGAGGAAGCTTCGACTGGAGCCGTGAGGCCTTCACGATGGACGCGAACCTAtctgccgccgtcgccgagacctTCGTCAGACTCTTCGAAGAGGGTACCATCTACCGCGCTAACAGACTCGTCAATTGGTCTTCCAGACTCACTACTGCTCTGTCGAatctcgaggtcgtcaacaAGGAGCTGTCCGGCCGCACGTTGCTGGAGGTCCCGGGCTATGAGAAGAAGATTGAGTTTGGTGTCCTGATTCACTTCAAGTACCCCATCGAGGGCTCCGACGAGACCATCGAGGTTGCCACCACCCGTATTGAGACGATGCTGGGTGACACTGGTATTGCCGTCCATCCCGAGGACCCCAGATACTCTCACCTCGTTGGTAAAAAGGCCAGGCACCCCATCATCGAGGGCCGTCTGCTGCCCATTGTCGCCGACACCTATGTCGACAAGGAGTTCGGTACCGGTGCCGTCAAGCTGACCCCTGCGCACGACCCCAACGATTTCAACCTCGGCCAGAAGCATAAGCTCGAGTTCATCAACATTCTTACCGACGACGGTAACATCAATGAGAACGGTGGCAAGTACAAGGGCCAGAAGAGATTCGA CGTCCGGTACACCATCCAGGAGGAGCTCAAGCAGCTCGGTCTTTATGTTGACAAGAAGGACAACGCCATGACCATCCCTCTCTGCGACCGATCCAAAGAT GTCATTGAACCTCTCCTCAAGCCCCAGTGGTACATGAGCATGCGCAGcatggccgacgacgctgtTGCTGCCGTCAAGGACGGCAGGATCAAGATCCGCCCCGAGTCCTCCGAGCGCAGCTTCTACGCCTGGATGGCCAACATTAACGACTGGTGTATTTCTCGTCAGCTCTGGTGGGGCCACCGCTGCCCCGTTTACCTGGCCAAGGTTGAGGGCGAGAAGGCGGATCCTCTGGACAACAAGCAGTGGTTCGCCGGCAAGACCAGAGAGGAGGctgaggccaaggccaaggccgccctccCGGGCAAGAAGTTCACCCTTGAGCAAGACGAGGATGTTCTCGACACTTGGTTCTCCTCGGGCCTGTGGCCCTTCTCGACCCTGGGCTGGCCTAACAAGACCCAGGACCTGGAGGAGCTCTACCCCACATCTGTTCTCGAGACTGGCTGGGATATCTTGTTCTTCTGGATCGCCAGGATGGTGATGCTCGGCATCAAGCTCACCGGCCAGGTCCCCTTCACCGAGGTCTACTGCCACAGCCTCGTCCGTGACTCCGAGGGTCGCAAGATGAGCAAGAGCTTGGGCAACGTCATCGATCCCCTGGATGCCATCTCCGGTATcaagctcgaggacctccACGCCAAGCTCCGTGTGGGCAACCTTCACCCGAGCGAGGTCGCTAAGGCCGAGAAGTACCAGAAGTCGGCCTTCCCCGATGGCCTCCCTCGCAACGGTGCCGACAGTCTGCGCTTCACCATGGCCGCCCTTACCTCGACGAGCGGCGATGTCAACTTCGACGTCAAGGTCATGACTGGCTGGAGAAAGTTCTGTAACAAGATCTGGCAGGCGTCCAAGTACGTCCTCGGCAAGCTGCCCGCCGACTTTGTGCCCGCCAAGGAGCCTGCCGTCGGTGTCACCCTCGCTGAGCGCTGGATCCTTCACAagctcaacgccgccgccaaggagatcaacgccgccctggccgaccGTGATTTCCAGCATGCTACTGGTATCGTGTACCAGTACATCCTGAACTCCCTGTGTGATGTCTACATCGAGAACAGCAAGTCCATCATCCAGGACGGCACTCCGGAGGAGGCCGCCAGCGCCATCCAGACCCTCTACACCGCCCTTGAGGGTGCGCTGACCATGATCCACCCCTTCACTCCCTACCTCACAGAGGAGTTGTGGCAGCGTCTGCCCCGCCGCCCCGATGACAAGACGAAGTCCATCATGATCGCTAGCTACCCCGTCTATGATGCCAAGTTCGACGACCCCAAGTCCGAGGCCGCCTACGAGCTTGTTCTGGGATGCTCCCGAGGTGCCAGATCGCTCATGAGCGAGTATGCCCAGAAGGAGGAGAGCAAAA TCATTATCCAGTCCTACGACGCCACTGCCCACCAGACAATCAATGAGCAAATCGCCTCGATCAAGACGCTCAGCGGCAAGGGCGTCACGGGCATCGACATCATCGGTGCCGATGCCACCCGTCCCGCCGGCTGCGTCGCCTTCCCTGTCGCCTCCCTTGCCTCCGTCTACTTGCATGTCAAGGGCCGTGTCGACCTCGATGCCGAGAtcgagaaggcgaagaagaagctcgacaaggCTCGCTCCAACATTGACAAGCAGCACAAGGCGCTCAGCGACCCCATCTACAAGGAgaaggtcgccgaggccatccagAAGCAGGACAAGCAGAAGCTTGTCGATCTCGAGTCCGAGGCCAGAGGTTTCGAGGGTACCATTAAGCAGTTTGAGCAGCTCAAGCTCGAGTAG
- a CDS encoding ER membrane protein SH3 — translation MSGWVDWSKTTQSRNYRGSTSFATFMIIGPTCFFLGILFASFPYDFPLLWTSAPVPDTFFQHLETHLKFMHQSPPLIGRLLNIIVFTGFLGFFIKLFRPSEANVLFDGASLVLYLIGVGVYITNIVKGLRSVSAGIWDDPNFTGEVTDGHVEGEIILGKEDSLKVLAASNTILALVLVGVLVLQAGQWYAERKDREDIVKLEQEERSNSKGSGSHKKKQ, via the exons ATGTCCGGCTGGGTGGATTGGTCCAAGACCACGCAATCCCGCAACTATCGCGGCTCGACCTCGTTCGCGACGTTCATGATCATCGGAC CGACCTGCTTCTTTCTCGGCATCCTCTTCGCCTCGTTCCCCTACGACTTCCCCCTCCTAtggacctcggcgcccgtcCCGGACACCTTCTTCCAGCACCTCGAGACCCACCTCAAGTTCATGCACCAGTCCCCGCCCCTCATCGGCCGCCTCCTTAACATCATTGTCTTCACCGGcttcctcggcttcttcaTCAAGCTCTTCCGCCCCTCCGAGGCCAACGTCCTCTTCGACGGCGCCTCCCTGGTCCTGTAcctcatcggcgtcggcgtctaCATCACcaacatcgtcaagggcctgcgctccgtctcggccggcatCTGGGACGACCCCAACTTCACCGGCGAGGTCACGGACGGCcacgtcgagggcgagatcATCCTCGGCAAGGAGGACAGCCTGAAGGTCCTGGCCGCGAGCAACACCATCCTCgcgctcgtcctcgtcggcgtcttgGTGCTGCAGGCCGGCCAGTGGTATGCCGAGCGCAAAGACCGCGAGGACATTGTGAAGCTCGAACAGGAGGAGAGGAGCAACAGCAAGGGTTCCGGGTCGcacaagaagaagcagtGA
- a CDS encoding DNA-binding protein smubp-2 → MSASELLSVPSFATTQLTLLSAELAAEVAESSALVSHHAPTALQRAGLALPNLVVGGRRTGLGGRTVLELGPDPAVSSKLPDHGLRPGDIVLVSEQPTGNAKKKEVKELESKGARGVVTRVRNETVGVAVDEGKGEEREFGGRVWIVKVADDVTYRRMSQTMERLEKMTESEYTAFMRVLFGLSTPSPVPRDLASDSDLSKIQWIDPSLNDSQKDAIRFALASREVALIHGPPGTGKTHTLIELILQLIKLDLRILVCGPSNISVDNIVERLAPHKIPILRLGHPARLLPSVLAHSLDVLTQTSEAGAIVKDVRVEMDAKQASIKKTRNGREKRQIYADLKELRKEFRERERRCVSNLIRESKVVLATLHGAGGHQLRDQQFDVVIIDEASQALEAQCWVPLLSAKKAVCAGDHLQLPPTIKSLNFKLKAAAVPKEAAGKHIKGMTLETTLFDRLLALHGSSIKRMLTTQYRMHEKIMRFPSDELYEGKLIAAEAVKQRLLRDLPYEVEDTEDTNEPLIFIDTQGGDYPEKSEDDDKDAVKKAKFSLHGESKSNEMEAALVRQHVQKLVDAGVKPEDIAVVTPYNAQLAVLAHLKERFPGIELGSVDGFQGREKEAVIVSLVRSNSDGEVGFLGEKRRLNVAMTRPKRSLTVIGDSETVKRGSNFLKRWMDFLEENADLRYPDLLSLQGS, encoded by the exons ATGTCGGCATCGGAACTCCTCTCCGTCCCCTCCTTCGCAACGACACAGCTCACCCTTCTCtccgccgagctcgccgccgaggttgccgagTCCTCGGCCCTCGTCTCTCACCACGCCCCCACTGCCCTGCAGCGCGCgggcctcgccctccccaacctcgtcgtcggcggccgccgcactggtctcggcggccgcaCCGTCCTCGAACTTGGTCCCGACCCGGCCGTGTCCTCGAAGCTTCCCGACCACGGCCTCCGCCCCGGCGACATTGTCTTGGTCTCCGAGCAGCCCACCGGGaacgccaagaagaaggaggtgaaggagctcgagagcAAAGGCGCGCGGGGCGTCGTCACGAGGGTGCGCAATGAGAcagtcggcgtcgccgttgacgagggcaagggggaggagagggagtTTGGCGGGCGGGTTTGGAtcgtcaaggtcgccgacgaTGTCACGTACCGGAG GATGAGCCAAACCATGGAGAGGCTTGAGAAAATGACCGAATCCGAGTACACTGCATTCATGCGCGTCCTTTTCGGCCTCTCGACCCCGTCTCCCGTGCCCCGAGACCTGGCATCAGACTCGGACCTCTCCAAGATCCAATGGATCGACCCTTCGCTTAACGACTCCCAAAAGGACGCCATCCGGTTCGCGCTGGCATCGCGAGAGGTGGCTCTCATCCACGGCCCACCGGGT ACTGGCAAAACCCACACCCTTATCGAGCTGATCCTCCAGCTGATCAAACTCGATCTCCGCATCCTCGTCTGCGGGCCCTCCAACATCTCCGTTGACAACATCGTCGAGCGCCTCGCGCCGCACAAGATTCCcatcctccgcctcggccacccGGCCCGCCTGCTCCCCAGCGTCCTCGCCCACTCTCTCGACGTGCTGACACAGACCTCCGAGGCTGGAGCCATCGTCAAGGACGTCCGGGTCGAGATGGATGCGAAACAGGCCTCCATCAAGAAGACCCGCAATGGCCGCGAGAAGCGCCAGATCTACGCCGACCTTAAGGAGTTGCGCAAGGAGTTCCGCGAGCGCGAGCGCCGCTGCGTCAGCAACCTCATCCGTGAGAGCAAGGTGGTGCTGGCAACGCTGCACGGCGCCGGAGGGCATCAACTCCGAGACCAGCAGTTCGACGTTGTTATCATCGACGAGGCAAGCCAGGCGCTCGAGGCGCAGTGCTGGGTGCCCTTGttgtcggcgaagaaggccgtctGTGCCGGCGATCATCTGCAGCTCCCACCGACGATCAAGTCGCTGAACTTTAAGCTGAAGGCTGCGGCGGTACCGAAAGAGGCCGCGGGCAAACATATCAAGGGCATGACGTTGGAAACGACTCTGTTTGACAGGCTACTCGCTCTGCATGGGTCATCCATCAAACGTATGCTGACCACGCAGTACCGTATGCACGAGAAAATCATGAGGTTCCCGTCAGACGAGCTCTACGAGGGAAAGCTCATCGCTGCAGAAGCAGTCAAGCAACGTCTTCTGAGAGACCTACCGTACGAAGTTGAGGATACCGAAGATACGAACGAACCGTTGATCTTTATTGACACGCAAGGCGGCGACTACCCCGAGAAGAGTGAGGATGACGATAAGGACGCTGTCAAGAAGGCAAAGTTCAGTCTGCATGGGGAGAGCAAGAGCAACGAGATGGAAGCGGCGTTGGTGCGCCAGCATGTGCAGAAACTGGTCGACGCTGGAGTCAAGCCGGAGGATATCGCAGTCGTGACCCCTTACAACGCCCAG CTCGCCGTTCTAGCGCACCTAAAGGAGCGGTTCCCGGGCATTGAGCTAGGCAGCGTGGACGGCTTTCAAGGccgcgagaaggaggcggtCATCGTCAGCCTGGTACGGAGCAACTCTGATGGAGAAGTAGGGTTCCTCGGTGAGAAGCGTCGGTTGAATG TGGCAATGACACGACCCAAACGCTCCTTGACGGTAATAGGGGACTCGGAGACGGTCAAGAG AGGCAGCAACTTCCTCAAGCGATGGATGGACTTCCTTGAAGAAAACGCCGATCTGCGTTACCCGGACTTGTTGTCACTTCAGGGGTCTTGA
- a CDS encoding Pf02656 domain containing protein, whose amino-acid sequence MAFARDDATDVAVSPPPSDFQTQQQPRSRSTANTPQALSRRASYDDSTPASPRSLSRRQSTNDRINEILETARDRAQAMGSGLSTTRSAPASPPRHYSLADGSPDESVGIISRGPARNYQSMNATPAPLSHSDPQAGLRPRKSAQPTRSHLPAQTETEEEEEDYDAVVAREERELAARTKEPWYTVFLSSFHSIELENKGSVARDHLALERTFLAWLRTSLAFASIGIAVTQLFRLNSSLSNPDSTDPNAHTLRQLGKPLGATFLGISILTLFLGYQRYFRAQQWIMKGKFPASRGTVIIVSFVAFALMAVSLVVVMVVSPTSRER is encoded by the exons ATGGCGTTCGCCCGCGACGATGCCACGGATGTAGCAGtatctcctcctccgtccgATTTCCAGACCCAGCAGCAACCGCGATCCCGATCGACCGCCAACACCCCGCAGGCCTTAAGTAGGCGTGCTTCCTACGATGACAGCaccccggcctcgccgcgctcGCTCTCCCGCAGGCAGAGCACCAACGACCGTATCAACGAGATCTTAGAG ACAGCACGAGACCGCGCGCAAGCAATGGGCAGCGGACTCTCGACGACCCGCTCCGCCCCCGCCAGCCCCCCGCGCCACTactccctcgccgacggctccCCTGATGAGAGCGTCGGCATCATCTCCCGCGGCCCGGCCCGTAACTACCAAAGCATGAACgccacgccggcgccgcttTCCCACTCTGACCCGCAGGCCGGTCTGCGGCCCCGCAAGTCGGCCCAACCGACCCGGAGCCACCTACCGGCTCAGACCGAGActgaggaggaagaggaagactACGACGCCGTGGTTGCGCGGGAGGAGCGAGAGCTGGCGGCGCGGACCAAGGAGCCGTGGTACACGGTCTTCCTGTCGAGCTTCCACAGCATCGAGCTAGAAAACAAGGGCAGCGTGGCCCGCGACCACCTCGCACTCG AACGGACCTTCCTTGCCTGGCTCCGCACCTCCCTGGCCTTCGCCTCGATAGGCATCGCCGTGACCCAGCTCTTCCGCCTCAACTCGTCCCTCTCCAACCCGGACTCGACCGACCCCAACGCCCACACCCTCCGCCAGCTGGGCAAGCCCCTCGGCGCTACCTTCCTTGGCATCAGCATCCTcactctcttcctcggctACCAGCGCTACTTCCGCGCACAGCAGTGGATTATGAAGGGCAAGTTCCCCGCGAGCAGGGGCACCGTCATCATCGTTTCCTTCGTGGCCTTTGCCCTGATGGCGGTGAGCCTGGTCGTGGTCATGGTCGTGAGCCCCACGAGTAGAGAGCGTTGA
- a CDS encoding ATP-binding endoribonuclease: MSSEQLNVIALVSGGKDSFFSALHCQRNGHRLVALANLFPAAPVSAGSDASAATIVYKPNGDHVKVAKNQREEGNEAGKGADDDVDLNSFMYQTVGHQVIPLYADATGLPLYRQPICGGAKYDGRDYDSQAASARNSDADETESMVPLLRAIMADYPEANALCAGAILSTYQRTRVESVALRLGLTPLAYLWKYPTLPPVVPGVVEDAQLLHDMAAAGLDARVIKVASAGLDDDFLWEKVSSIPGASRVKRALRKFGAAEGSVIGEGGEFETLVLDGPPSLFHKAIEVPESGRRVVREGGGTSWLSFQGASVREKPAPETDMGESCSPPRVPDVLDPRFRSLLDSPPQPEEGLSENDFAKGDGTTSALSKAPSNDIHWSLDARAGPGQRLSVEQQTEEIVRQVRERLAAHSPPLPTTAITNTIIALSSMSDFPVVNKIYSKLFQHPNPPSRVTISCGDLQEGSAINIHLTVKPRLEHRERNGLHVQSRSYWAPANIGPYSQAIDVPLIVQGVSLSRDGQETIPTGTRSVMIAGQIPLVPASMVLPVQKTGNLEMQVVLSLQHLWRIAAEMKVQLWTSAVAYFPQTPEDADKRRQSRLAAAAWKGAHAPDEDEDADNEGGPDLWDRKFNPAYMSLGDDAAAPPKLPDWSVVKGVAEEGDGGDGRKPVPPFFAVEVEELPRQAGVEWHAHLGIAGLAPSSVEYQTFNLEPSDGEPFYRRVCHFVVSGRLVHTTVSWLARRGRGARPPSSLSDVGEWMRRAYLKSIGSEQRASEAGFPYLMYLNVPGCPFAAAAPADVGKEVERMTAYVKAKSIYDENGELILAIGLWK; the protein is encoded by the coding sequence ATGTCATCCGAACAGCTGAACGTCATCGCATTGGTCTCGGGCGGCAAAGACAGTTTCTTCTCCGCCCTGCACTGCCAGAGGAACGGGCACcggctcgtcgccctcgccaaccTCTTCCCGGCCGCCCCTGTCAGCGCCGGTTCCGACGCCAGCGCGGCGACCATCGTTTACAAGCCCAACGGGGATCACGTGAAGGTCGCCAAGAACCAGCGCGAGGAAGGAAACGAGGCTGGGAAAGgggccgatgacgacgtcgacctgaATAGTTTCATGTACCAGACCGTCGGTCATCAGGTCATCCCCTTGTATGCGGACGCCACGGGTCTGCCGCTCTACCGCCAGCCCATCTGCGGAGGCGCCAAGTACGATGGCAGAGACTACGACTCGcaggccgcctcggcgcgAAACAGCGACGCGGATGAGACGGAGAGCATGGTGCCGCTCCTCcgcgccatcatggccgactACCCGGAGGCCAATGCGCTGTGTGCGGGAGCGATCCTGTCAACGTACCAGCGGACACGAGTGGAATCCGTCGCGCTGCGCCTGGGCCTTACTCCGCTGGCATATCTCTGGAAGTACCCCACGCTGCCCCCGGTCGTCCCGGgagtcgtcgaggacgcccagCTGCTTCACGACATGGCCGCTGCCGGGCTGGACGCGAGGGTCATCAAGGTCGCGAGCGCGGGGCTCGATGACGACTTTTTGTGGGAGAAGGTGAGTAGCATACCGGGCGCCTCTCGTGTGAAACGTGCCCTGAGAAAGTTTGGCGCTGCCGAGGGTTCCGTCATtggcgagggaggcgagTTCGAGACGCTCGTGCTCGACGGCCCTCCCAGTTTGTTCCACAAGGCCATTGAGGTGCCCGAGTCCGGTAGACGGGTCGTcagggagggcggcggcacgtCGTGGTTGAGCTTCCAAGGGGCAAGTGTCCGAGAAAAGCCGGCCCCTGAGACGGACATGGGAGAAAGCTGCTCCCCGCCCCGAGTCCCAGACGTCTTGGATCCCAGGTTTCGATCCTTGCTGGACTCGCCGCCTCAACCCGAGGAAGGCCTGTCCGAAAACGACTTTGCGAAAGGCGACGGCACGACGTCGGCATTGTCCAAAGCTCCTTCCAACGACATTCACTGGTCTCTCGACGCCAGAGCGGGACCGGGACAGAGACTGTCCGTCGAGCAACAGACTGAGGAGATAGTCCGGCAAGTTCGAGAGCGCCTCGCTGCACATTCTCCGCCGTTGCCCACAACGGCCATCACCAATACCATCATCGCCCTGAGTTCCATGTCGGATTTTCCCGTGGTCAACAAGATCTACAGCAAGCTGTTCCAGCATCCCAACCCCCCATCCCGCGTAACTATTTCTTGTGGCGATCTCCAGGAGGGAAGTGCGATCAACATCCATCTGACGGTCAAGCCGCGCCTGGAACATCGCGAGCGGAATGGCCTCCACGTCCAGTCACGGTCCTACTGGGCGCCTGCGAACATCGGTCCGTACAGCCAGGCCATCGACGTGCCCCTGATCGTTCAGGGAGTGTCTCTATCTCGGGACGGGCAAGAAACTATTCCTACGGGGACCAGATCGGTGATGATCGCAGGGCAGATCCCGCTCGTACCGGCGAGCATGGTCTTGCCTGTCCAGAAGACAGGCAACTTGGAAATGCAAGTCGTCCTGTCCCTACAGCATCTCTGGCGCATAGCCGCCGAGATGAAGGTACAGCTCTGGACCAGCGCGGTTGCGTACTTCCCGCAGACACCGGAAGATGCGGACAAGAGACGCCAAAGTCGCCTCGCTGCCGCAGCTTGGAAGGGCGCGCACGCccccgacgaagacgaggatgcggATAACGAAGGCGGGCCGGATCTGTGGGATCGAAAGTTCAATCCGGCGTACATGTCACTCGgagacgacgccgcggcgcctCCGAAACTCCCAGACTGGtccgtcgtcaagggcgtggccgaggagggtGACGGGGGAGATGGCAGGAAGCCAGTGCCTCCTTTCTtcgcggtcgaggtcgaggagctcccCCGGCAGGCCGGCGTGGAATGGCACGCTCATCTGGGCATCGCGGGTctggcgccgtcgtcggtcgaGTACCAGAccttcaacctcgagccGTCGGATGGGGAACCCTTTTACAGACGCGTCTGCCATTTCGTAGTCTCGGGGAGGCTAGTCCATACGACTGTATCCTGGCTCGCGAGGCGCGGCCGGGgcgcccgcccgccgtcttccCTCTCCGACGTGGGTGAGTGGATGAGGCGTGCGTACCTGAAGTCCATCGGCAGCGAGCAGCGCGCTTCAGAGGCCGGGTTCCCGTACCTGATGTACCTGAACGTGCCGGGATGTCCGTttgcggccgcggcgcctGCCGATGTCGGGAAGGAGGTGGAGCGGATGACGGCGTACGTCAAGGCCAAGTCCATCTATGACGAGAACGGAGAGCTTATTCTTGCTATTGGTTTGTGGAAGTAG